In the Gossypium arboreum isolate Shixiya-1 chromosome 10, ASM2569848v2, whole genome shotgun sequence genome, one interval contains:
- the LOC108487879 gene encoding putative disease resistance RPP13-like protein 1, which produces MGGIGKTTLAQLVYNDASIQHHFHLKAWACVSDYFDVLRITKEILQSITSVSCNDNDLNIVQEKLQKELSGKKFLIVLDDVWNENYHHWTVLQSPFKTRTQGSKIIVTTRNHGVSSTMGALHAHSLELLSADDCLSVFAQHALGARDFEGHPSLKEVAEKIVRKCNGLPLAAKTLGGLLRTNVDLHAWEDILESERWKLSKDQSSIIPALQLSYHHLPLHLKRCFMYCAIIPKDCEFEKEEIILLWRAQGFLQEARDKRCIHDLGHKYFKDLVSRSLLQVSINNKSRFVMHDLINDLAQSAAGEVCFKIEGSQ; this is translated from the coding sequence ATGGGTGGGATTGGTAAGACAACCCTTGCCCAGCTGGTTTACAACGATGCTTCCATTCAACATCATTTTCACCTCAAAGCATGGGCTTGTGTTTctgattattttgatgttttgagaaTAACGAAAGAAATCTTGCAATCAATCACTTCCGTGTCATGCAATGATAATGATCTGAATATAGTTCAAGAAAAGTTACAGAAGGAGTTGTCCGGAAAAAAATTCTTAATTGTTTTAGATGATGTCTGGAATGAGAATTATCATCACTGGACTGTCTTACAATCTCCTTTCAAAACGAGGACTCAAGGAAGCAAAATTATTGTGACAACAAGAAACCACGGTGTTTCATCAACAATGGGTGCCTTGCATGCTCATTCCTTAGAGCTTTTGTCAGCTGATGATTGTTTGTCTGTATTTGCTCAACATGCATTGGGAGCAAGGGACTTTGAAGGACATCCAAGCCTAAAGGAAGTTGCTGAGAAGATAGTGAGAAAATGCAACGGTTTGCCTTTAGCTGCTAAAACCCTTGGTGGCTTATTGCGCACTAATGTAGACCTTCATGCTTGGGAAGATATATTAGAGAGTGAGAGATGGAAGCTATCTAAAGATCAGTCAAGTATAATCCCAGCTCTACAGCTAAGCTACCATCATCTTCCTCTACATTTGAAGCGATGCTTTATGTATTGTGCCATTATTCCCAAGGACTGTGAATTTGAGAAGGAAGAAATAATCTTATTGTGGAGAGCACAAGGGTTTCTACAAGAAGCACGAGATAAACGGTGCATCCATGATTTGGGTCACAAGTATTTCAAAGACCTAGTGTCAAGATCCCTTTTGCAAGTGTCCATCAACAATAAATCTCGATTTGTTATGCATGATCTCATTAATGATTTGGCCCAATCAGCGGCTGGAGAAGTATGCTTTAAAATAGAAGGTAGTCAATAA